A section of the Dehalobacter sp. DCM genome encodes:
- the def gene encoding peptide deformylase, whose amino-acid sequence MAIYQIVRIGEEILREQAVEVPKLTPNIHKLLDNMAETMYKAKGVGLAAPQVGVPKRVIVVDAGDGLREFVNPVIIKKSGEAMDQEGCLSVPNTYGDVKRATRLVVSALDRNGEKFDLEAEGFLARVIQHETDHLDGILFVDIAEKLYDN is encoded by the coding sequence ATGGCCATTTATCAAATAGTACGTATCGGCGAAGAAATATTGAGGGAACAAGCGGTCGAGGTACCTAAATTAACGCCAAATATCCATAAGTTGCTTGATAACATGGCAGAGACGATGTATAAGGCGAAGGGAGTAGGTTTAGCCGCTCCGCAGGTCGGAGTTCCGAAAAGAGTCATTGTCGTCGATGCCGGGGACGGGTTAAGGGAGTTTGTTAATCCGGTTATTATAAAAAAGTCCGGAGAAGCAATGGACCAGGAAGGCTGTTTAAGTGTTCCCAATACGTATGGTGATGTCAAAAGAGCTACGCGACTTGTAGTCAGCGCGCTTGACCGAAACGGCGAGAAGTTTGATCTGGAAGCGGAAGGATTTTTGGCCAGGGTTATCCAACATGAAACAGATCACCTTGATGGGATCTTATTTGTTGATATTGCTGAAAAACTATATGATAACTGA
- the priA gene encoding primosomal protein N', with protein sequence MAGFAEVLVDVANRRLDQSFHYSIPHDMSIQAGMMVVVPLKNRKVRGLVVSTTTEPPVFDSETKFRAIEEILEENSLIPQELIQLACWLSETTICPVAQALHTVWPFLKGKAETWYFPNAALHDEEVQVLKLLDPETYNVLMFLNRARRGGLPESDLTKKTGVGNALLEEMLKQGWIKKEVRNTGASRVYYGSSETRSADIQNKKDTSPKQITVKDSLKSDISHGVIQGKSSVGTNNRSLSPAQENALDKISGFYSNREFGTVLLHGVTGSGKTEVYQELTARILDDGGDAIILVPEISLTSQIARIFTEKFGEKVAVIHSGIGATDKLALWQNVLEGKKRIIIGARSAVFAPLPNLKLIIMDEEHDNAYKQDENPKYHARDVARRRMEEKNGLVVLGSATPSLEAFAAAQTQKIGYVSLRERFNKRSLPTVEIVDMKQELAGGNKTMFSLALRNKLQDRIERGEQSILFLNRRGYSTFVFCRECGYVARCPHCDVSLTYHTHSQQLRCHYCNYQQDVFHHCPECNSRYIRFFGQGTQKVEEEVSALFPGIQVLRLDADTTAGSQRYKQILDRFRRQEAPILVGTQMLAKGLDFPNVTLVGVISADQLFNMPDFRSRERAFQLLTQVAGRAGRGSKDGEVLIQTYSPEERSILLAANQDYEAFFWEEIAYRKKQSYPPFSHIIRIMLFHEKEDRVIKAAHELAGSLRQKLGEKEREKYDLLGPAPAILTRIKNEFRWQLSVKGKNPSILRRIVHEGVHDFYRTPASSGIKLSIEADPLTS encoded by the coding sequence TTGGCTGGTTTTGCAGAGGTGCTGGTGGACGTTGCCAATAGGCGACTAGATCAAAGCTTTCATTATTCTATTCCCCATGATATGTCTATACAAGCTGGTATGATGGTCGTTGTCCCTCTAAAAAACAGAAAGGTTCGGGGTTTGGTCGTGAGTACGACAACGGAGCCACCGGTATTTGACAGCGAAACCAAATTCCGGGCGATTGAGGAAATTCTTGAAGAGAATTCTCTTATACCGCAGGAATTGATCCAATTAGCCTGTTGGCTTTCGGAAACAACCATTTGCCCGGTTGCTCAGGCACTTCATACCGTCTGGCCTTTTCTGAAAGGGAAAGCGGAAACGTGGTACTTTCCAAATGCAGCCCTGCATGATGAAGAGGTACAGGTGCTTAAGCTGTTGGACCCGGAAACGTATAACGTTTTAATGTTTCTGAATCGCGCCAGACGCGGGGGGCTTCCGGAAAGCGATTTAACTAAGAAAACGGGTGTTGGCAATGCCCTGCTTGAAGAAATGCTCAAACAGGGCTGGATTAAGAAGGAAGTACGAAATACCGGAGCAAGCCGCGTTTATTATGGGTCTTCAGAAACGCGCAGTGCCGATATACAAAACAAAAAAGACACATCACCTAAGCAAATCACAGTGAAGGATAGTTTAAAATCAGATATATCACACGGTGTTATCCAGGGAAAGTCATCTGTAGGCACGAACAACAGATCACTTTCCCCTGCTCAGGAGAATGCCTTGGATAAGATATCCGGATTCTATTCGAACAGGGAATTTGGGACTGTCCTGTTACATGGGGTTACCGGAAGCGGCAAGACAGAGGTCTATCAAGAGCTTACAGCTCGGATTCTGGATGACGGCGGCGATGCGATCATTTTGGTGCCCGAGATTTCGTTGACATCCCAAATAGCCCGGATATTTACAGAAAAGTTTGGGGAAAAGGTTGCTGTCATTCATTCGGGAATCGGTGCAACCGATAAATTGGCACTTTGGCAGAATGTCCTGGAAGGGAAGAAACGAATCATTATTGGAGCACGATCAGCCGTTTTTGCGCCGTTGCCCAATCTTAAACTGATTATTATGGACGAAGAACACGATAATGCCTATAAACAGGACGAAAATCCGAAGTACCATGCCAGAGATGTTGCCCGCAGACGGATGGAGGAAAAGAACGGGCTCGTCGTGCTTGGCAGTGCAACCCCATCACTGGAGGCATTTGCGGCAGCACAAACGCAGAAAATTGGCTACGTAAGCCTTCGGGAACGTTTCAATAAGCGATCGTTACCAACGGTTGAGATCGTGGATATGAAGCAGGAACTGGCGGGCGGCAATAAGACGATGTTCTCTTTGGCCCTCCGGAATAAGCTCCAGGATCGCATTGAACGCGGTGAACAAAGTATCCTTTTCTTAAATCGCCGCGGATATTCGACATTTGTTTTTTGTCGGGAATGCGGTTATGTCGCACGCTGCCCTCATTGCGATGTTTCTCTGACCTACCACACGCATAGTCAGCAGCTCCGCTGTCATTACTGTAATTATCAACAAGATGTCTTTCATCACTGTCCGGAGTGCAATAGCCGTTACATCCGATTTTTTGGACAGGGAACGCAAAAGGTTGAGGAGGAGGTTAGCGCGTTATTTCCGGGGATTCAAGTCTTACGGCTTGACGCCGATACAACAGCGGGGTCTCAACGCTACAAGCAAATTCTAGACCGTTTCCGCAGGCAAGAGGCACCGATTTTAGTCGGAACCCAGATGCTGGCCAAAGGCCTGGATTTCCCGAATGTGACCTTAGTCGGTGTTATTTCGGCCGATCAGCTTTTCAATATGCCCGATTTTCGTTCCAGAGAAAGAGCTTTCCAATTGTTGACGCAGGTGGCCGGACGCGCAGGACGCGGCAGCAAAGACGGTGAAGTGCTGATTCAGACGTATTCCCCTGAGGAGCGATCCATTTTGCTTGCTGCCAATCAAGATTATGAAGCCTTTTTTTGGGAAGAAATCGCTTACCGGAAAAAACAAAGTTATCCGCCTTTCTCGCATATCATCCGAATCATGCTTTTTCATGAGAAGGAAGATCGTGTGATTAAAGCAGCCCACGAATTAGCGGGGTCCCTGCGTCAAAAGCTAGGGGAGAAGGAACGGGAAAAATATGATTTGCTTGGACCTGCACCGGCAATCTTGACACGCATAAAAAATGAATTTCGATGGCAGCTTTCGGTTAAAGGTAAAAATCCAAGCATCCTGCGCCGGATCGTTCATGAGGGTGTCCATGATTTTTACCGCACCCCCGCCAGTTCAGGCATTAAATTGAGTATCGAGGCCGACCCGCTGACGTCATAA
- a CDS encoding TaqI-like C-terminal specificity domain-containing protein → MKFGGDSLDKDAESFNTNHGNRLITAKQAAEILEISYASIRNWTRYGYLQPIDMAKRSFLLTDVLNLKKKIADGNIRRLRKRANKVSADRMFAPVEYIEADGNQTLILALIDYLISRQVERSVAVFLLALNLFCSTEEIYCRDLQRILQFPREIFRRSAVYQELYAYYADIPAYIFHEKQDDEVYDYLFNLPLPTGCEVLGIVYQALTHEGEKARSGSYFTPVEIVKDAVQGNIQKGQRVLDPCCGTGQFLLAFARTIDNPENIWGMDLDLNAVRIARLNLLLYYARDFRPNIFHCDTLKHYALQQAVDEPAAHYDFIATNPPWGADIDGDIVRQLAVVFPEITSGESFSYFLRGSIALLKDGGTASFILPESLLNVRLHSDIREYILKNCRINKIEYLGRRFQHVFSSVIRIDIQKSTPLYDDENAADVLVRFPDKEYRISQKRFLNNPGFVIDIFLSLQDEVILRKVYTAAHTTLKNQADWALGIVTGDNQRHLCKTMVPKMEPVYKGSDVKRFTLKAPTTYIRFTPQDYQQVAPVYKYRAKEKLIYRFISSQLIFAYDNTGCLTLNSANILIPKIENYPVKVILALFNSSLYQFIFARKYHTLKILRGDLERLPLPLWTEAVFSHIVGLADKMINGSDHYAELDDYIMAQFGLTSEESDYIKTNLT, encoded by the coding sequence ATGAAATTTGGTGGTGACTCATTGGATAAGGATGCTGAATCTTTCAACACAAACCATGGTAATAGATTAATCACAGCAAAACAAGCGGCTGAGATCTTGGAGATATCCTATGCCAGTATCCGAAATTGGACACGGTATGGATATCTTCAGCCGATTGATATGGCGAAGCGATCCTTTCTCTTAACGGATGTCCTGAATTTAAAAAAGAAGATCGCCGACGGAAACATTCGGCGATTGCGTAAAAGGGCTAATAAAGTCAGTGCCGACAGGATGTTTGCTCCCGTCGAATATATCGAGGCCGATGGAAATCAAACGCTGATCCTCGCGCTGATCGATTATCTTATCTCTCGCCAAGTGGAAAGAAGCGTCGCTGTTTTTCTTTTGGCCCTGAATCTATTTTGCAGCACAGAAGAAATTTACTGTCGAGATCTTCAGCGCATTCTTCAGTTTCCAAGGGAAATTTTTCGCAGGTCAGCTGTTTATCAGGAGCTGTACGCGTATTATGCTGACATTCCAGCTTATATTTTTCATGAAAAACAGGACGATGAAGTCTATGATTATTTATTCAACCTTCCCTTGCCGACTGGGTGTGAGGTGCTAGGAATAGTCTACCAGGCACTCACTCACGAAGGGGAAAAAGCCAGATCAGGCTCTTACTTTACCCCAGTGGAGATTGTAAAAGATGCGGTTCAAGGCAACATTCAAAAAGGCCAAAGGGTTTTAGATCCCTGCTGCGGCACGGGTCAGTTCCTTTTGGCTTTTGCGCGTACCATCGACAATCCGGAAAACATCTGGGGAATGGATCTGGATTTAAATGCGGTGCGGATCGCTCGCCTTAATCTTCTGCTCTATTATGCGAGGGATTTCCGACCGAATATATTTCACTGCGACACATTGAAACACTATGCGTTACAGCAAGCGGTGGATGAACCAGCGGCCCACTATGATTTTATTGCGACAAACCCCCCGTGGGGCGCCGATATCGATGGCGATATTGTCAGACAGTTGGCGGTGGTGTTTCCGGAGATCACTTCCGGGGAGTCCTTTTCTTATTTTCTTAGAGGGAGCATCGCGCTTTTAAAGGATGGGGGGACAGCGTCTTTCATCTTACCCGAATCGCTGTTGAATGTACGGCTGCATAGTGATATACGGGAGTATATTCTAAAAAATTGCCGCATAAATAAAATTGAATATTTGGGAAGACGGTTCCAGCATGTTTTTTCATCCGTTATTCGGATTGACATACAAAAGTCGACACCGTTATATGATGATGAAAATGCCGCTGATGTACTTGTAAGATTCCCCGATAAGGAATACCGGATCTCGCAAAAACGATTTTTGAATAATCCGGGGTTTGTGATCGATATCTTTCTGTCTTTGCAGGATGAAGTGATATTACGCAAGGTATATACAGCAGCGCATACCACGTTAAAAAATCAAGCCGATTGGGCATTGGGGATCGTAACCGGCGACAACCAGAGACATCTATGTAAAACGATGGTTCCTAAAATGGAACCGGTCTATAAAGGCTCGGATGTTAAACGATTTACATTGAAAGCACCAACAACTTATATTCGGTTTACTCCGCAGGACTATCAGCAGGTGGCGCCAGTGTATAAGTACCGCGCAAAAGAGAAGCTCATCTATCGCTTCATTTCGAGCCAACTTATTTTTGCTTATGACAACACGGGCTGTCTGACACTGAACAGTGCCAATATCCTAATACCGAAAATAGAGAACTATCCTGTCAAGGTAATTTTGGCCTTGTTCAATAGTTCTCTTTATCAATTCATTTTTGCCAGGAAATATCATACATTGAAAATATTACGGGGCGATTTGGAGCGGCTCCCGCTGCCACTGTGGACAGAAGCTGTTTTCAGTCATATAGTGGGTTTGGCCGATAAGATGATTAATGGATCAGATCACTATGCTGAATTGGATGATTATATTATGGCTCAGTTTGGTTTAACATCAGAGGAAAGTGACTATATAAAAACTAATTTGACCTAA
- the purD gene encoding phosphoribosylamine--glycine ligase: protein MTNVNTHDTNGKNILIVGSGGREHALAWKINQSSLCRKLYVAPGNAGTGEWNIPIKANDIQSLVHFAKTERIDLTIVGPEEPLSLGIVNAFQAEGLRIFGPSQAAAFLESSKAFAKEIMDAAKVPTAAYQTFVDKKMAEQYIRDIGAPIVIKADGLAAGKGVIVAATLDEALDGLDTIMGGAFGSAGEKVVVEEFLEGPEVSLLCFCDGDRALPMTPVQDHKRALDGDQGLNTGGMGTYSPPPFWTKDLEAEVIRTIAQPTLDVMRERGTPFTGILFLGLMITVKGPKLLEYNVRFGDPETQVVMTLLKSDLIPIFEACIDGRLENIGIEWLDGTAVCVVMAAPGYPGEYTKGIVIKLPETKDSQVIFHAGTKMDQGELVSSGGRVLGVTARGESIVAARKEAYALVEKIVFPNAHYRTDIGIKGLAE, encoded by the coding sequence ATGACAAACGTAAATACTCATGATACTAACGGAAAGAACATATTGATTGTCGGCTCGGGAGGCAGGGAGCATGCCTTAGCTTGGAAAATCAATCAGAGCAGTTTGTGCAGAAAACTGTATGTCGCTCCGGGTAATGCCGGCACGGGCGAATGGAATATTCCGATCAAAGCGAACGATATCCAAAGCCTTGTTCATTTTGCCAAAACCGAGCGTATTGATCTGACAATTGTTGGGCCAGAAGAACCACTCAGTTTGGGTATTGTCAACGCGTTTCAGGCTGAAGGGCTTCGGATTTTTGGGCCATCCCAAGCAGCGGCTTTTCTCGAAAGCAGTAAAGCTTTTGCTAAGGAAATCATGGATGCTGCCAAGGTGCCAACGGCAGCATACCAAACCTTTGTCGATAAAAAGATGGCAGAGCAATACATACGTGATATCGGCGCTCCGATAGTTATTAAAGCAGACGGTCTGGCCGCCGGTAAGGGTGTTATTGTCGCTGCAACATTAGACGAAGCGCTTGATGGCTTGGATACGATTATGGGGGGCGCTTTTGGTTCAGCCGGTGAAAAAGTGGTTGTCGAAGAATTCCTTGAAGGACCGGAAGTCAGCCTGTTATGTTTTTGCGACGGGGATAGAGCCTTGCCGATGACACCGGTTCAGGATCATAAGCGCGCATTGGACGGTGATCAAGGCCTCAATACGGGAGGAATGGGGACATACAGTCCTCCGCCATTCTGGACTAAAGACTTGGAAGCAGAAGTAATTCGGACGATTGCCCAACCGACTCTAGATGTCATGCGCGAAAGAGGAACGCCGTTTACCGGGATATTATTCCTTGGGTTGATGATCACGGTCAAGGGTCCAAAACTATTAGAATACAATGTTCGATTTGGCGATCCGGAGACCCAGGTCGTTATGACGTTATTAAAGTCTGACCTCATCCCGATATTTGAAGCCTGTATCGACGGCCGGTTAGAAAATATCGGTATCGAATGGTTGGACGGTACAGCCGTATGTGTTGTAATGGCGGCACCAGGTTATCCGGGGGAATACACCAAGGGAATCGTCATTAAACTCCCTGAAACTAAGGATAGTCAAGTCATATTCCATGCAGGTACCAAGATGGATCAAGGTGAACTTGTCAGTTCCGGCGGCAGGGTTCTCGGTGTGACCGCCAGAGGAGAATCGATTGTTGCTGCTCGGAAAGAAGCGTATGCTTTAGTAGAAAAAATCGTCTTTCCGAACGCGCATTATCGTACGGATATCGGCATCAAAGGACTTGCGGAGTAG
- the purH gene encoding bifunctional phosphoribosylaminoimidazolecarboxamide formyltransferase/IMP cyclohydrolase, whose amino-acid sequence MKKKAVLSVSDKTGIIEFAAGLVQQEYELISTGGTYKTLQEANIPVKYVTEITGFPEILDGRVKTLHPKIHGGILAIDSEKHRSQCEENGIDFIDLVCVNLYPFRETIAKEGVTFEEAIENIDIGGPTMVRSAAKNHSRVTIVVNPDNYTKVLSSLKENGAIPSGMRKELAAEAFAHTAEYDRLIAGYLEGQINTKDYFPKQLRLSAAKVQDLRYGENPSQQAAFYADPEAGKGTLAYGKQLQGKELSYNNWMDMDAAWRIAAEYEQTACVIIKHTNPCGVALGSSVQEAYERALAADPVSAYGGIIALNRVIDENTAMVMKEKFYEVILAPDFSPKALEILSAKVNLRLFAVGREECCKTRGWKIRTVNGGFLVQDEDNGTTPVTEWVTVTEAKPTPEDLAELEFAWKTCKHVKSNAITVSANRQIIGVGAGQMNRVGSARIALEQSGEKAKGAYMASDAYFPFPDSVELAQSYGIKAIVHPGGSIRDQEVIAAADRLGVIIVHTGRRHFQH is encoded by the coding sequence ATGAAAAAGAAAGCAGTATTGAGTGTTTCGGATAAAACTGGAATTATTGAATTTGCAGCTGGGCTGGTTCAACAGGAGTACGAACTGATTTCGACAGGCGGTACATATAAGACGTTGCAAGAAGCCAATATTCCCGTTAAATATGTGACGGAGATCACCGGATTTCCGGAAATACTGGATGGCAGGGTCAAAACACTGCATCCAAAAATCCATGGCGGTATTCTGGCCATCGATAGCGAAAAACACAGAAGCCAATGTGAAGAAAACGGCATTGACTTTATTGACCTGGTGTGTGTCAATCTTTACCCGTTCCGCGAAACGATCGCTAAGGAAGGGGTAACCTTTGAAGAAGCCATTGAGAATATTGATATTGGCGGACCGACCATGGTTCGTTCAGCGGCGAAGAATCATAGCAGAGTAACGATCGTCGTTAACCCTGATAACTATACCAAAGTCCTATCTAGCCTGAAAGAAAATGGAGCGATCCCATCCGGGATGCGCAAAGAACTCGCAGCGGAAGCATTTGCCCATACGGCAGAATACGACCGTTTGATTGCCGGATATTTGGAAGGGCAGATTAACACGAAGGATTATTTTCCGAAGCAGCTGCGTTTATCCGCAGCGAAAGTCCAGGATCTGCGCTACGGTGAAAACCCCAGTCAGCAGGCGGCATTTTATGCCGATCCCGAAGCAGGCAAAGGCACCTTGGCTTATGGAAAACAACTGCAGGGCAAGGAACTGTCCTATAATAACTGGATGGATATGGACGCGGCCTGGCGGATTGCGGCGGAATATGAGCAAACGGCGTGTGTCATTATTAAGCATACAAACCCATGCGGGGTCGCGCTGGGAAGCTCTGTTCAAGAAGCGTACGAAAGGGCATTGGCCGCGGACCCGGTTTCTGCTTATGGCGGGATCATCGCCTTGAATAGAGTCATCGATGAGAACACAGCCATGGTTATGAAAGAGAAATTTTATGAAGTCATCCTTGCACCCGATTTTAGTCCGAAAGCTCTGGAAATCCTCTCGGCCAAAGTGAATCTCCGTCTCTTTGCAGTTGGTCGGGAAGAATGCTGCAAAACACGTGGCTGGAAGATCCGCACAGTCAACGGCGGTTTTCTGGTACAGGATGAAGACAATGGAACAACGCCGGTCACCGAATGGGTAACCGTCACCGAGGCGAAGCCGACGCCGGAGGATCTGGCTGAACTGGAGTTTGCCTGGAAGACCTGCAAACATGTGAAATCCAATGCCATCACTGTCTCGGCAAACCGTCAGATAATCGGAGTCGGTGCCGGTCAGATGAATCGGGTCGGGTCTGCCCGGATTGCTTTAGAGCAGTCCGGAGAAAAAGCGAAAGGCGCCTATATGGCTTCAGATGCTTACTTTCCGTTCCCGGACTCCGTGGAACTGGCGCAATCTTATGGTATTAAGGCTATTGTTCATCCCGGCGGTTCCATTCGAGACCAGGAAGTCATCGCTGCGGCTGACCGTTTAGGGGTGATCATCGTTCATACCGGCCGAAGACATTTTCAACATTAA
- the purN gene encoding phosphoribosylglycinamide formyltransferase, which yields MKVAVLASGRGSNLQAMIAEWQEGTLPVEFVGVGSNNLDAMALTIAEKAGIPVRAFPRDNYNDKSEQETDILNWLEDIGTELLILAGYMLVLSPRFVRTAEYPIVNIHPALLPSFPGLHAQKQALDYGVKVSGCTVHYVDEGMDSGPIILQETVPVFDEDDEETLSARILKKEHIIYPEAIRLLANGKVKRDGRRVIIQRDS from the coding sequence ATGAAAGTCGCTGTACTCGCATCCGGACGCGGCAGTAATCTGCAGGCCATGATTGCGGAATGGCAGGAGGGTACTCTTCCTGTAGAATTTGTCGGTGTGGGCTCCAATAATCTCGATGCCATGGCATTAACGATTGCTGAAAAAGCCGGGATTCCGGTCAGGGCGTTTCCGCGGGATAATTATAACGATAAAAGCGAACAGGAGACTGACATTTTAAACTGGTTGGAGGATATCGGCACGGAATTGTTGATTCTGGCCGGTTATATGCTCGTATTAAGCCCGCGTTTTGTGCGCACAGCCGAATACCCGATTGTCAATATCCATCCGGCGCTCCTTCCTTCCTTTCCGGGCCTCCATGCCCAGAAACAGGCTTTGGATTACGGAGTTAAGGTCAGTGGCTGCACGGTGCATTATGTCGACGAGGGGATGGACTCAGGGCCCATCATTCTGCAGGAAACAGTACCTGTTTTTGATGAGGATGATGAAGAAACGCTTTCAGCAAGGATATTGAAGAAGGAACATATCATCTATCCTGAAGCAATCCGATTATTGGCTAACGGAAAAGTGAAGCGCGACGGACGCAGGGTTATTATCCAAAGAGATTCTTGA
- the purM gene encoding phosphoribosylformylglycinamidine cyclo-ligase yields MGYTYKDAGVDIAAGNQAVEKIKPAVAATWRPGVLGGLGGFGGLFSLDLKKYPDPVLVSGTDGVGTKLRLAFQMDKHDTIGQDAVAMCVNDVLVQGAEPLFFLDYLAVGKLVPDRIASIVGGVAEGCRLAGCALVGGETAEMPGFYAEDDYDIAGFSVGAVNRDRLIDGSAIREGDVLLGLKSSGLHSNGFSLVRKVFSEYALDHIFPELEKPLGEVLLTPTRIYVQSVLAVLEQVQIPGMVHITGGGLTENIPRVLPDGLGVEIDTTSWVVPSIFQLMQRIGNIEQGEMLQTFNMGIGFILILHSENLEQARAILTDNGEEPIVIGKVISGQEVSYR; encoded by the coding sequence ATGGGTTATACGTATAAGGATGCCGGTGTTGATATTGCGGCTGGAAATCAGGCTGTCGAGAAAATAAAACCCGCGGTTGCCGCTACCTGGCGCCCCGGTGTATTGGGTGGTTTGGGCGGATTTGGCGGATTGTTCAGTTTAGATTTGAAAAAGTATCCGGATCCGGTGCTTGTATCCGGAACAGACGGCGTCGGCACAAAGCTGCGCTTGGCTTTCCAGATGGATAAACACGATACGATCGGACAAGATGCAGTTGCCATGTGTGTGAATGATGTCCTGGTCCAGGGGGCAGAACCACTGTTTTTCCTTGATTATTTGGCCGTCGGTAAACTGGTGCCGGATAGGATCGCATCGATTGTTGGCGGTGTCGCCGAGGGCTGCCGTCTGGCCGGGTGCGCGCTTGTTGGCGGAGAGACGGCGGAAATGCCCGGATTTTATGCCGAAGACGATTATGATATTGCCGGATTCTCCGTAGGGGCCGTCAATCGGGACAGGCTTATCGATGGGTCTGCGATCAGAGAAGGCGATGTTTTGTTGGGGCTGAAGTCCAGCGGACTGCACAGCAACGGCTTTTCATTAGTGAGAAAAGTGTTTTCTGAATATGCACTTGATCACATATTCCCAGAGCTTGAAAAACCACTCGGGGAAGTACTGCTCACACCCACCCGGATTTATGTGCAATCGGTGCTTGCTGTTTTGGAGCAAGTGCAAATACCGGGTATGGTCCATATTACCGGCGGTGGACTTACTGAAAACATACCCAGAGTGTTACCGGACGGACTGGGAGTTGAAATCGATACGACCAGCTGGGTTGTCCCATCGATATTTCAACTGATGCAGAGAATAGGGAATATCGAACAGGGAGAAATGCTGCAGACATTCAATATGGGAATTGGATTTATTCTGATTCTACATTCGGAAAATTTGGAGCAAGCCCGTGCCATCTTAACGGATAACGGCGAGGAACCTATCGTGATTGGCAAAGTTATTTCCGGACAGGAAGTGAGTTATCGATGA
- the purF gene encoding amidophosphoribosyltransferase, translated as MDLLWDDKPKEECGLFGIYAPDKEIARLTYYGLYALQHRGQESAGIAVSDGRKIVVEKGMGLVTEVFSPDTLTELQGKMAIGHVRYSTTGSSLLSNAQPLVVHFQKGMMALAHNGNLTNAVEIRQELGSQGTVFQTTIDSEVILNMIARYRLYSLEDAIIKAMIDLKGAYALLIMAEDKIIGARDPHGLRPLCIGRLGERYCFASESCALDTIGAEFVRDVAPGELVTIDENGLCSRFATPQQRVAPCSFEYIYFARPDSTLDNVNVWESRRQMGVQLAREYPVDADVVIPVPDSGTPAALGYAQTLGIPFEEGLLKNRYVGRTFIQPTQELREVAVRIKLNANRRVIEGRKVVMIDDSIVRGTTSSKLVEMVRGCGAKEVHLLISSPPVRYSCYYGIDTAEREKLIANQMSIDAIRQFVGADTLYYLSEEGLKKALGRDSVCLACFNGDYPTTIPQHFSKEGMEC; from the coding sequence GTGGATTTGCTCTGGGATGATAAGCCAAAGGAAGAGTGCGGCCTATTCGGAATTTATGCTCCCGATAAGGAAATCGCCCGTTTGACGTACTATGGACTCTATGCGTTACAGCATCGTGGTCAGGAAAGTGCAGGGATTGCGGTTTCCGATGGAAGAAAGATCGTAGTCGAGAAAGGCATGGGATTGGTTACCGAAGTATTCTCCCCGGATACCTTAACCGAGCTTCAGGGGAAGATGGCGATTGGTCATGTGCGTTATTCAACAACGGGTTCCAGCCTTTTATCCAACGCCCAGCCGTTAGTGGTTCATTTCCAGAAGGGAATGATGGCGCTGGCCCATAACGGCAACTTAACGAATGCTGTCGAAATCCGGCAGGAACTCGGTAGTCAGGGGACCGTTTTTCAGACGACCATTGACAGTGAAGTAATTCTGAATATGATTGCGCGCTATCGTTTATATAGCTTGGAAGATGCTATTATTAAGGCGATGATCGATCTTAAGGGGGCCTATGCCCTGCTGATTATGGCTGAAGATAAAATTATCGGGGCGAGAGACCCTCATGGTTTACGGCCTCTCTGTATCGGACGTCTGGGCGAGCGCTATTGCTTTGCATCCGAAAGCTGTGCCCTGGACACGATCGGAGCAGAGTTTGTTCGTGATGTTGCCCCGGGTGAACTCGTGACCATTGATGAAAACGGACTTTGTTCCCGCTTCGCAACCCCGCAGCAGCGGGTGGCACCATGCTCATTCGAGTATATTTATTTTGCACGACCTGACAGCACATTGGATAACGTCAATGTATGGGAAAGCAGACGGCAAATGGGTGTACAGCTGGCCCGGGAATATCCGGTCGACGCCGATGTCGTCATTCCGGTACCCGACTCGGGTACGCCTGCAGCGCTGGGGTATGCACAGACCTTGGGAATCCCCTTTGAAGAGGGGTTGTTAAAAAATCGCTATGTCGGTCGGACGTTTATTCAGCCGACACAGGAGCTGCGGGAGGTTGCGGTACGCATCAAATTGAATGCCAATCGCCGGGTTATAGAGGGACGTAAGGTCGTCATGATCGATGATTCCATTGTCAGGGGAACGACCAGCTCAAAACTGGTGGAAATGGTGCGAGGATGCGGTGCTAAAGAGGTCCACCTGTTGATAAGTTCTCCGCCGGTGCGCTATTCCTGTTATTACGGTATTGATACAGCGGAGAGAGAAAAACTGATTGCTAATCAGATGTCTATTGACGCGATCCGTCAGTTTGTCGGTGCAGACACCTTGTATTATTTGTCGGAGGAAGGGTTAAAAAAGGCGTTGGGCAGAGATTCCGTTTGTTTAGCGTGTTTTAATGGTGATTACCCAACAACGATTCCTCAGCATTTTTCCAAGGAAGGCATGGAATGCTGA